Proteins from a single region of Gossypium arboreum isolate Shixiya-1 chromosome 1, ASM2569848v2, whole genome shotgun sequence:
- the LOC108480575 gene encoding U2 small nuclear ribonucleoprotein B'' 2 produces MLTADIPPNQTIYIKNLNEKIKKEELKRSLYALFSQYGRILDVVALKTPKLRGQAWVVFDELTSASNAFRQMQNFPFYDKPMRIQYAKTKSDCIAKNDGSFVPREKKKKQEEKAERKRRAEEAQQSAMPNDTGSQNNGGPKAPLHHGNLNAEQAAPNNILFIQNLPHETTSMMLQLLFEQYPGFREVRTVEAKPGIAFVEYEDEEQSSTAMQNLQGFKIAPQYPMAITFAKK; encoded by the exons ATGCTAACAGCGGATATACCTCCCAATCAAACTATTTACATCAAGAACCTCAACGAGAAGATCAAAAAAGAAG AATTAAAGAGATCCCTTTATGCTTTATTTTCTCAATATGGAAGGATTTTGGATGTCGTTGCCTTGAAGACGCCTAAGCTTCGTGGACAAGCATGGGTTGTGTTTGATGAATTGACTTCCGCTAGTAACGCCTTCCGTCAGATGCAAAATTTCCCGTTTTATGATAAACCTATG CGGATACAATATGCAAAGACAAAGTCAGATTGTATCGCCAAAAATGATGGAAGCTTTGTTCccagagaaaagaagaagaagcaagaAGAAAAAG CTGAAAGGAAGCGACGTGCAGAGGAAGCACAGCAATCTGCAATGCCGAATGACACAGGTTCTCAAAATAATGGTGGTCCAAAG GCTCCTCTCCATCATGGAAACCTGAATGCTGAGCAGGCCGCACCAAACAATATTCTGTTCATACAGAATTTGCCTCACGAGACAACAAGCATGATGCTGCAGCTGCTTTTTGAACAGTACCCTGGGTTCAGGGAAGTTAGAACGGTTGAAGCAAAGCCAGGTATTGCATTTGTAGAGTACGAAGATGAAGAGCAGTCTTCTACAGCAATGCAGAACCTTCAGGGTTTCAAAATTGCTCCTCAATATCCCATGGCCATCACTTTTGCTAAGAAGTAA
- the LOC108483575 gene encoding F-box/LRR-repeat protein 3-like isoform X1, with translation MKTQSKRRRQPLSPDSSPNPFDILTEEIVCKILDHLHNDPFATKAFSLTCKAFYFIESRHRRILKPLRPELLPRIFHRYPFVSHLDLSMCPRVDDTTLNVISSTWKATLQSINLSRSRFFTNAGLSSLFVNCSGLVEVDLCNATQLTDLAASAIAEAKNLERLSLARCKSITDMGIGCIAVGCRKLRSLCLKWCLRVGDLGVELIALKCKQIRSLDLSYLPITEKSLNSVLQLQHLEDLVLEGCHGIDDDGLSTLDQSCKSLKMLNLSNCQNVTHTGLSSLINGTEQLQQIILAYGSSVSPKLPKVTSDLVKCLNAYSKLQSIKLDGCTVTWSGIKAMASLHSPVKELSLSKCLGLTDDGLSFLVQSHKDLRKLDITCCRKITYTSIDIITNSCTSLTSLRMESCSLVPKEAFVLIGARCSFLEELDATDNEIDDEGLKSISRCSKLSILKLGICSNISDEGLAKVGSSCSMLKEVDLYRSVAISDAGIAAIGDGCPALEMINIAYNDKITDNSLVSLSKCRMLKALEIRGCLGVSSIGLSAIAVGCKQLTVLDIKKCFNINDNGMLPLAQFSQNLKQINLSYCSVTDVGLVALASISRLQNMTILHLAGLTPNGLAAALLACRALTKVKLHASFRPLLPQSILGYMEAHGCVFHWRDKAFQVRLTEGNGSQGMEAALWKEQQ, from the exons ATGAAAACCCAGAGCAAAAGGCGACGCCAACCACTTTCACCTGATTCTTCACCCAATCCCTTTGATATATTAACAGAAGAGATTGTATGCAAAATCCTTGACCACCTCCACAACGACCCTTTTGCCACAAAAGCCTTCTCCCTCACATGCAAGGCCTTTTACTTCATAGAGTCTCGACACCGGAGGATTCTCAAGCCTCTACGCCCCGAGCTCCTCCCCAGGATTTTTCATCGATACCCTTTTGTTTCCCATCTCGATCTCTCCATGTGTCCGCGAGTTGACGACACCACGCTGAACGTCATATCCTCTACTTGGAAAGCTACTTTGCAATCTATTAATCTGTCAAGATCAAGGTTTTTCACGAATGCCGGGTTATCGAGCTTGTTCGTTAATTGTTCGGGTCTGGTTGAGGTTGATTTGTGCAACGCCACGCAGTTGACTGACTTGGCCGCATCAGCAATTGCAGAGGCGAAGAATTTGGAGAGGTTGAGCTTGGCGAGGTGCAAGTCGATAACTGATATGGGGATCGGCTGTATAGCTGTTGGGTGTAGAAAGTTGAGGTCCCTTTGCTTGAAATGGTGCTTGCGTGTTGGTGATTTGGGTGTGGAATTGATTGCTCTCAAGTGTAAACAGATTAGGAGCTTGGATCTCTCTTATTTACCA ATCACAGAGAAGAGCCTCAACTCTGTTCTTCAACTCCAACATCTTGAAGATCTGGTTTTAGAGGGATGCCATGGCATTGATGATGACGGCCTTTCAACACTTGATCAAAGTTGCAAGTCACTAAAG atgcttaatttgtcaaacTGTCAAAATGTTACTCACACGGGCTTGTCATCTCTGATAAATGGTACTGAACAACTACAGCAGATTATATTGGCATATGGCTCTTCAGTAAGTCCAAAACTCCCTAAG GTTACTTCTGATCTAGTCAAATGCTTGAATGCTTATTCAAAGCTGCAATCAATTAAATTAGATGGTTGTACTGTTACTTGGTCTGGGATCAAAGCCATGGCAAGTTTGCATTCCCCAGTCAAGGAACTGAGCCTCAGTAAATGCTTAGGACTGACAGATGATGGGCTCTCTTTCCTTGTCCAGTCACACAAAGACCTGAGGAAACTGGACATCACCTGCTGTCGTAAAATAACTTATACCTCTATAGACATCATAACAAATTCATGCACCTCCCTTACTTCTCTCAGGATGGAATCCTGTAGCTTGGTTCCAAAGGAAGCCTTTGTTTTGATTGGAGCACGTTGCTCGTTTTTGGAAGAGCTGGATGCCACAGATAATGAAATCGATGACGAAG GTTTGAAGTCCATCTCGAGATGTTCAAAACTATCTATTTTGAAGTTAGGGATATGCTCTAACATATCGGATGAAGGCCTTGCAAAAGTTGGAAGTTCTTGCTCAATGCTCAAGGAGGTTGATTTGTACAG ATCCGTGGCAATAAGTGATGCGGGCATTGCTGCCATTGGTGATGGTTGTCCTGCACTTGAGATGATCAATATAgcttataatgataaaattactgaTAATTCATTAGTATCATTGTCAAAATGTCGGATGTTAAAAGCACTTGAGATTCGTGGATGCCTTGGTGTCTCATCAATTGGTCTATCAGCCATTGCTGTGGGATGTAAGCAACTTACAGTTCTTGACATAAAGAAGTGCTTCAATATTAATGATAATGGAATGCTTCCACTTGCTCAATTTTCTCAAAATCTGAAGCAG ATAAACTTGTCATATTGTTCGGTTACTGATGTTGGGCTTGTAGCACTAGCTAGCATCAGTCGCCTGCAGAACATGACAATCTTGCATTTGGCTGGTTTGACTCCAAATGGCCTGGCAGCAGCTCTGTTGGCATGTCGAGCATTAACAAAAGTGAAACTCCATGCATCCTTTAGACCATTACTTCCTCAATCCATCCTTGGATACATGGAAGCCCATGGGTGTGTCTTTCACTGGAGGGACAAAGCATTTCAG GTACGATTGACAGAAGGAAATGGATCCCAAGGGATGGAAGCTGCACTTTGGAAGGAGCAGCAGTGA
- the LOC108483575 gene encoding F-box/LRR-repeat protein 3-like isoform X4: MKTQSKRRRQPLSPDSSPNPFDILTEEIVCKILDHLHNDPFATKAFSLTCKAFYFIESRHRRILKPLRPELLPRIFHRYPFVSHLDLSMCPRVDDTTLNVISSTWKATLQSINLSRSRFFTNAGLSSLFVNCSGLVEVDLCNATQLTDLAASAIAEAKNLERLSLARCKSITDMGIGCIAVGCRKLRSLCLKWCLRVGDLGVELIALKCKQIRSLDLSYLPITEKSLNSVLQLQHLEDLVLEGCHGIDDDGLSTLDQSCKSLKMLNLSNCQNVTHTGLSSLINGTEQLQQIILAYGSSVTSDLVKCLNAYSKLQSIKLDGCTVTWSGIKAMASLHSPVKELSLSKCLGLTDDGLSFLVQSHKDLRKLDITCCRKITYTSIDIITNSCTSLTSLRMESCSLVPKEAFVLIGARCSFLEELDATDNEIDDEGLKSISRCSKLSILKLGICSNISDEGLAKVGSSCSMLKEVDLYRSVAISDAGIAAIGDGCPALEMINIAYNDKITDNSLVSLSKCRMLKALEIRGCLGVSSIGLSAIAVGCKQLTVLDIKKCFNINDNGMLPLAQFSQNLKQINLSYCSVTDVGLVALASISRLQNMTILHLAGLTPNGLAAALLACRALTKVKLHASFRPLLPQSILGYMEAHGCVFHWRDKAFQKEMDPKGWKLHFGRSSSEVP, from the exons ATGAAAACCCAGAGCAAAAGGCGACGCCAACCACTTTCACCTGATTCTTCACCCAATCCCTTTGATATATTAACAGAAGAGATTGTATGCAAAATCCTTGACCACCTCCACAACGACCCTTTTGCCACAAAAGCCTTCTCCCTCACATGCAAGGCCTTTTACTTCATAGAGTCTCGACACCGGAGGATTCTCAAGCCTCTACGCCCCGAGCTCCTCCCCAGGATTTTTCATCGATACCCTTTTGTTTCCCATCTCGATCTCTCCATGTGTCCGCGAGTTGACGACACCACGCTGAACGTCATATCCTCTACTTGGAAAGCTACTTTGCAATCTATTAATCTGTCAAGATCAAGGTTTTTCACGAATGCCGGGTTATCGAGCTTGTTCGTTAATTGTTCGGGTCTGGTTGAGGTTGATTTGTGCAACGCCACGCAGTTGACTGACTTGGCCGCATCAGCAATTGCAGAGGCGAAGAATTTGGAGAGGTTGAGCTTGGCGAGGTGCAAGTCGATAACTGATATGGGGATCGGCTGTATAGCTGTTGGGTGTAGAAAGTTGAGGTCCCTTTGCTTGAAATGGTGCTTGCGTGTTGGTGATTTGGGTGTGGAATTGATTGCTCTCAAGTGTAAACAGATTAGGAGCTTGGATCTCTCTTATTTACCA ATCACAGAGAAGAGCCTCAACTCTGTTCTTCAACTCCAACATCTTGAAGATCTGGTTTTAGAGGGATGCCATGGCATTGATGATGACGGCCTTTCAACACTTGATCAAAGTTGCAAGTCACTAAAG atgcttaatttgtcaaacTGTCAAAATGTTACTCACACGGGCTTGTCATCTCTGATAAATGGTACTGAACAACTACAGCAGATTATATTGGCATATGGCTCTTCA GTTACTTCTGATCTAGTCAAATGCTTGAATGCTTATTCAAAGCTGCAATCAATTAAATTAGATGGTTGTACTGTTACTTGGTCTGGGATCAAAGCCATGGCAAGTTTGCATTCCCCAGTCAAGGAACTGAGCCTCAGTAAATGCTTAGGACTGACAGATGATGGGCTCTCTTTCCTTGTCCAGTCACACAAAGACCTGAGGAAACTGGACATCACCTGCTGTCGTAAAATAACTTATACCTCTATAGACATCATAACAAATTCATGCACCTCCCTTACTTCTCTCAGGATGGAATCCTGTAGCTTGGTTCCAAAGGAAGCCTTTGTTTTGATTGGAGCACGTTGCTCGTTTTTGGAAGAGCTGGATGCCACAGATAATGAAATCGATGACGAAG GTTTGAAGTCCATCTCGAGATGTTCAAAACTATCTATTTTGAAGTTAGGGATATGCTCTAACATATCGGATGAAGGCCTTGCAAAAGTTGGAAGTTCTTGCTCAATGCTCAAGGAGGTTGATTTGTACAG ATCCGTGGCAATAAGTGATGCGGGCATTGCTGCCATTGGTGATGGTTGTCCTGCACTTGAGATGATCAATATAgcttataatgataaaattactgaTAATTCATTAGTATCATTGTCAAAATGTCGGATGTTAAAAGCACTTGAGATTCGTGGATGCCTTGGTGTCTCATCAATTGGTCTATCAGCCATTGCTGTGGGATGTAAGCAACTTACAGTTCTTGACATAAAGAAGTGCTTCAATATTAATGATAATGGAATGCTTCCACTTGCTCAATTTTCTCAAAATCTGAAGCAG ATAAACTTGTCATATTGTTCGGTTACTGATGTTGGGCTTGTAGCACTAGCTAGCATCAGTCGCCTGCAGAACATGACAATCTTGCATTTGGCTGGTTTGACTCCAAATGGCCTGGCAGCAGCTCTGTTGGCATGTCGAGCATTAACAAAAGTGAAACTCCATGCATCCTTTAGACCATTACTTCCTCAATCCATCCTTGGATACATGGAAGCCCATGGGTGTGTCTTTCACTGGAGGGACAAAGCATTTCAG AAGGAAATGGATCCCAAGGGATGGAAGCTGCACTTTGGAAGGAGCAGCAGTGAAGTTCCATAG
- the LOC108483575 gene encoding F-box/LRR-repeat protein 3-like isoform X2, whose amino-acid sequence MKTQSKRRRQPLSPDSSPNPFDILTEEIVCKILDHLHNDPFATKAFSLTCKAFYFIESRHRRILKPLRPELLPRIFHRYPFVSHLDLSMCPRVDDTTLNVISSTWKATLQSINLSRSRFFTNAGLSSLFVNCSGLVEVDLCNATQLTDLAASAIAEAKNLERLSLARCKSITDMGIGCIAVGCRKLRSLCLKWCLRVGDLGVELIALKCKQIRSLDLSYLPITEKSLNSVLQLQHLEDLVLEGCHGIDDDGLSTLDQSCKSLKMLNLSNCQNVTHTGLSSLINGTEQLQQIILAYGSSVSPKLPKVTSDLVKCLNAYSKLQSIKLDGCTVTWSGIKAMASLHSPVKELSLSKCLGLTDDGLSFLVQSHKDLRKLDITCCRKITYTSIDIITNSCTSLTSLRMESCSLVPKEAFVLIGARCSFLEELDATDNEIDDEGLKSISRCSKLSILKLGICSNISDEGLAKVGSSCSMLKEVDLYRSVAISDAGIAAIGDGCPALEMINIAYNDKITDNSLVSLSKCRMLKALEIRGCLGVSSIGLSAIAVGCKQLTVLDIKKCFNINDNGMLPLAQFSQNLKQINLSYCSVTDVGLVALASISRLQNMTILHLAGLTPNGLAAALLACRALTKVKLHASFRPLLPQSILGYMEAHGCVFHWRDKAFQKEMDPKGWKLHFGRSSSEVP is encoded by the exons ATGAAAACCCAGAGCAAAAGGCGACGCCAACCACTTTCACCTGATTCTTCACCCAATCCCTTTGATATATTAACAGAAGAGATTGTATGCAAAATCCTTGACCACCTCCACAACGACCCTTTTGCCACAAAAGCCTTCTCCCTCACATGCAAGGCCTTTTACTTCATAGAGTCTCGACACCGGAGGATTCTCAAGCCTCTACGCCCCGAGCTCCTCCCCAGGATTTTTCATCGATACCCTTTTGTTTCCCATCTCGATCTCTCCATGTGTCCGCGAGTTGACGACACCACGCTGAACGTCATATCCTCTACTTGGAAAGCTACTTTGCAATCTATTAATCTGTCAAGATCAAGGTTTTTCACGAATGCCGGGTTATCGAGCTTGTTCGTTAATTGTTCGGGTCTGGTTGAGGTTGATTTGTGCAACGCCACGCAGTTGACTGACTTGGCCGCATCAGCAATTGCAGAGGCGAAGAATTTGGAGAGGTTGAGCTTGGCGAGGTGCAAGTCGATAACTGATATGGGGATCGGCTGTATAGCTGTTGGGTGTAGAAAGTTGAGGTCCCTTTGCTTGAAATGGTGCTTGCGTGTTGGTGATTTGGGTGTGGAATTGATTGCTCTCAAGTGTAAACAGATTAGGAGCTTGGATCTCTCTTATTTACCA ATCACAGAGAAGAGCCTCAACTCTGTTCTTCAACTCCAACATCTTGAAGATCTGGTTTTAGAGGGATGCCATGGCATTGATGATGACGGCCTTTCAACACTTGATCAAAGTTGCAAGTCACTAAAG atgcttaatttgtcaaacTGTCAAAATGTTACTCACACGGGCTTGTCATCTCTGATAAATGGTACTGAACAACTACAGCAGATTATATTGGCATATGGCTCTTCAGTAAGTCCAAAACTCCCTAAG GTTACTTCTGATCTAGTCAAATGCTTGAATGCTTATTCAAAGCTGCAATCAATTAAATTAGATGGTTGTACTGTTACTTGGTCTGGGATCAAAGCCATGGCAAGTTTGCATTCCCCAGTCAAGGAACTGAGCCTCAGTAAATGCTTAGGACTGACAGATGATGGGCTCTCTTTCCTTGTCCAGTCACACAAAGACCTGAGGAAACTGGACATCACCTGCTGTCGTAAAATAACTTATACCTCTATAGACATCATAACAAATTCATGCACCTCCCTTACTTCTCTCAGGATGGAATCCTGTAGCTTGGTTCCAAAGGAAGCCTTTGTTTTGATTGGAGCACGTTGCTCGTTTTTGGAAGAGCTGGATGCCACAGATAATGAAATCGATGACGAAG GTTTGAAGTCCATCTCGAGATGTTCAAAACTATCTATTTTGAAGTTAGGGATATGCTCTAACATATCGGATGAAGGCCTTGCAAAAGTTGGAAGTTCTTGCTCAATGCTCAAGGAGGTTGATTTGTACAG ATCCGTGGCAATAAGTGATGCGGGCATTGCTGCCATTGGTGATGGTTGTCCTGCACTTGAGATGATCAATATAgcttataatgataaaattactgaTAATTCATTAGTATCATTGTCAAAATGTCGGATGTTAAAAGCACTTGAGATTCGTGGATGCCTTGGTGTCTCATCAATTGGTCTATCAGCCATTGCTGTGGGATGTAAGCAACTTACAGTTCTTGACATAAAGAAGTGCTTCAATATTAATGATAATGGAATGCTTCCACTTGCTCAATTTTCTCAAAATCTGAAGCAG ATAAACTTGTCATATTGTTCGGTTACTGATGTTGGGCTTGTAGCACTAGCTAGCATCAGTCGCCTGCAGAACATGACAATCTTGCATTTGGCTGGTTTGACTCCAAATGGCCTGGCAGCAGCTCTGTTGGCATGTCGAGCATTAACAAAAGTGAAACTCCATGCATCCTTTAGACCATTACTTCCTCAATCCATCCTTGGATACATGGAAGCCCATGGGTGTGTCTTTCACTGGAGGGACAAAGCATTTCAG AAGGAAATGGATCCCAAGGGATGGAAGCTGCACTTTGGAAGGAGCAGCAGTGAAGTTCCATAG
- the LOC108483575 gene encoding F-box/LRR-repeat protein 3-like isoform X3, which yields MKTQSKRRRQPLSPDSSPNPFDILTEEIVCKILDHLHNDPFATKAFSLTCKAFYFIESRHRRILKPLRPELLPRIFHRYPFVSHLDLSMCPRVDDTTLNVISSTWKATLQSINLSRSRFFTNAGLSSLFVNCSGLVEVDLCNATQLTDLAASAIAEAKNLERLSLARCKSITDMGIGCIAVGCRKLRSLCLKWCLRVGDLGVELIALKCKQIRSLDLSYLPITEKSLNSVLQLQHLEDLVLEGCHGIDDDGLSTLDQSCKSLKMLNLSNCQNVTHTGLSSLINGTEQLQQIILAYGSSVTSDLVKCLNAYSKLQSIKLDGCTVTWSGIKAMASLHSPVKELSLSKCLGLTDDGLSFLVQSHKDLRKLDITCCRKITYTSIDIITNSCTSLTSLRMESCSLVPKEAFVLIGARCSFLEELDATDNEIDDEGLKSISRCSKLSILKLGICSNISDEGLAKVGSSCSMLKEVDLYRSVAISDAGIAAIGDGCPALEMINIAYNDKITDNSLVSLSKCRMLKALEIRGCLGVSSIGLSAIAVGCKQLTVLDIKKCFNINDNGMLPLAQFSQNLKQINLSYCSVTDVGLVALASISRLQNMTILHLAGLTPNGLAAALLACRALTKVKLHASFRPLLPQSILGYMEAHGCVFHWRDKAFQVRLTEGNGSQGMEAALWKEQQ from the exons ATGAAAACCCAGAGCAAAAGGCGACGCCAACCACTTTCACCTGATTCTTCACCCAATCCCTTTGATATATTAACAGAAGAGATTGTATGCAAAATCCTTGACCACCTCCACAACGACCCTTTTGCCACAAAAGCCTTCTCCCTCACATGCAAGGCCTTTTACTTCATAGAGTCTCGACACCGGAGGATTCTCAAGCCTCTACGCCCCGAGCTCCTCCCCAGGATTTTTCATCGATACCCTTTTGTTTCCCATCTCGATCTCTCCATGTGTCCGCGAGTTGACGACACCACGCTGAACGTCATATCCTCTACTTGGAAAGCTACTTTGCAATCTATTAATCTGTCAAGATCAAGGTTTTTCACGAATGCCGGGTTATCGAGCTTGTTCGTTAATTGTTCGGGTCTGGTTGAGGTTGATTTGTGCAACGCCACGCAGTTGACTGACTTGGCCGCATCAGCAATTGCAGAGGCGAAGAATTTGGAGAGGTTGAGCTTGGCGAGGTGCAAGTCGATAACTGATATGGGGATCGGCTGTATAGCTGTTGGGTGTAGAAAGTTGAGGTCCCTTTGCTTGAAATGGTGCTTGCGTGTTGGTGATTTGGGTGTGGAATTGATTGCTCTCAAGTGTAAACAGATTAGGAGCTTGGATCTCTCTTATTTACCA ATCACAGAGAAGAGCCTCAACTCTGTTCTTCAACTCCAACATCTTGAAGATCTGGTTTTAGAGGGATGCCATGGCATTGATGATGACGGCCTTTCAACACTTGATCAAAGTTGCAAGTCACTAAAG atgcttaatttgtcaaacTGTCAAAATGTTACTCACACGGGCTTGTCATCTCTGATAAATGGTACTGAACAACTACAGCAGATTATATTGGCATATGGCTCTTCA GTTACTTCTGATCTAGTCAAATGCTTGAATGCTTATTCAAAGCTGCAATCAATTAAATTAGATGGTTGTACTGTTACTTGGTCTGGGATCAAAGCCATGGCAAGTTTGCATTCCCCAGTCAAGGAACTGAGCCTCAGTAAATGCTTAGGACTGACAGATGATGGGCTCTCTTTCCTTGTCCAGTCACACAAAGACCTGAGGAAACTGGACATCACCTGCTGTCGTAAAATAACTTATACCTCTATAGACATCATAACAAATTCATGCACCTCCCTTACTTCTCTCAGGATGGAATCCTGTAGCTTGGTTCCAAAGGAAGCCTTTGTTTTGATTGGAGCACGTTGCTCGTTTTTGGAAGAGCTGGATGCCACAGATAATGAAATCGATGACGAAG GTTTGAAGTCCATCTCGAGATGTTCAAAACTATCTATTTTGAAGTTAGGGATATGCTCTAACATATCGGATGAAGGCCTTGCAAAAGTTGGAAGTTCTTGCTCAATGCTCAAGGAGGTTGATTTGTACAG ATCCGTGGCAATAAGTGATGCGGGCATTGCTGCCATTGGTGATGGTTGTCCTGCACTTGAGATGATCAATATAgcttataatgataaaattactgaTAATTCATTAGTATCATTGTCAAAATGTCGGATGTTAAAAGCACTTGAGATTCGTGGATGCCTTGGTGTCTCATCAATTGGTCTATCAGCCATTGCTGTGGGATGTAAGCAACTTACAGTTCTTGACATAAAGAAGTGCTTCAATATTAATGATAATGGAATGCTTCCACTTGCTCAATTTTCTCAAAATCTGAAGCAG ATAAACTTGTCATATTGTTCGGTTACTGATGTTGGGCTTGTAGCACTAGCTAGCATCAGTCGCCTGCAGAACATGACAATCTTGCATTTGGCTGGTTTGACTCCAAATGGCCTGGCAGCAGCTCTGTTGGCATGTCGAGCATTAACAAAAGTGAAACTCCATGCATCCTTTAGACCATTACTTCCTCAATCCATCCTTGGATACATGGAAGCCCATGGGTGTGTCTTTCACTGGAGGGACAAAGCATTTCAG GTACGATTGACAGAAGGAAATGGATCCCAAGGGATGGAAGCTGCACTTTGGAAGGAGCAGCAGTGA